One Aliiroseovarius sediminilitoris DNA window includes the following coding sequences:
- a CDS encoding COG3904 family protein, translating into MGYVKTHWRGQQPLNRSFWVNGVLLRLGAYGGLALLTWAQPLPKIFLFAAVAADLIVMIWQSVGYFRAAEHNLSGSSSMLPLWGGMVALIVAVAVMLSQWWGLVLAANAPPAEELYSVKMERMRAAQYVLTVDDARSAVTFKGDLTHGVTKRMAAILAENAGPSTVYLDSSGGNIFEARGLAKLITSARLDTHVEENCSSACTIVFIAGATRTADPDAQLGFHGYALMDAAKLPQFDIAEEQERDRLFFVQQGVSDEFAARIYNSPNRSIWFPARDELLRANVLTQESQRK; encoded by the coding sequence ATGGGATATGTTAAAACTCATTGGCGTGGACAGCAGCCCCTGAACCGCTCGTTCTGGGTCAATGGTGTTCTGTTGCGCCTGGGTGCCTACGGTGGTCTTGCGTTGTTGACCTGGGCGCAGCCCTTACCCAAAATCTTCCTGTTTGCCGCAGTCGCGGCCGATTTGATCGTGATGATCTGGCAGTCTGTCGGTTACTTTCGTGCGGCAGAGCACAACCTGTCAGGGTCCAGTTCGATGCTGCCGTTGTGGGGCGGAATGGTCGCGTTGATCGTGGCGGTCGCGGTCATGCTGTCACAGTGGTGGGGTCTGGTGCTGGCCGCCAATGCGCCGCCAGCGGAAGAACTTTATTCCGTCAAAATGGAACGGATGCGCGCCGCGCAATATGTGCTGACCGTGGATGATGCCCGCAGCGCGGTGACGTTTAAGGGCGATCTGACACATGGGGTCACGAAGCGGATGGCGGCGATTCTGGCGGAAAACGCCGGGCCTTCTACCGTTTATCTGGACAGTTCAGGCGGCAATATCTTTGAGGCACGCGGGCTGGCAAAGCTGATCACTTCAGCCAGGCTAGACACACATGTCGAAGAAAATTGTAGCTCGGCCTGCACAATCGTGTTTATCGCCGGGGCAACGCGAACCGCTGATCCAGATGCGCAGCTGGGCTTTCATGGCTATGCGCTGATGGACGCGGCAAAGCTGCCCCAGTTCGACATCGCAGAAGAACAAGAGCGTGACCGGTTGTTCTTCGTGCAGCAGGGGGTCAGCGATGAATTCGCCGCGCGCATCTATAACAGCCCGAACCGATCCATCTGGTTTCCCGCGCGTGATGAATTGCTCCGCGCCAATGTGTTGACCCAGGAATCCCAGCGCAAATAA
- a CDS encoding NADP-dependent isocitrate dehydrogenase, producing MTDTSQPDILYTIVDEAPELASASFLPIIKRFASAAGVTVGTKDISLAARIIATFPENLTEDQRQPDDLAELGKLVKTPDANVIKLPNISASVPQLVAAVEELQAQGYKLPDYPEEPRTDEEKAIRARYDAIKGSAVNPVLREGNSDRRAAKAVKNFAQKNPHSMGDWSSDSKTKVSSMPGNDFYANEKSATITATQAGDAKIEFVGKDGSVTVLKDGWTLDEGTIADATFMSARALGSFLADAIADTKKDGTMFSLHMKATMMKVSDPIIFGHAVKAWLAPVFDKFGGRLEALGVNPNSGMGDLLERVENDAEIMAAIKAVTAERPAMYMVDSDKGITNLHVPSDVIIDASMPAVIRAGGKGWDAAGKKGDTNCVIPDRCYATVYDEAINFFKENGKLDVTTAGAVANVGLMAQKAEEYGSHPTTFEAPADGIIRIVLANGDTLHSHNVEAGDIWRACTVKKAPIENWIELAMDRQRLTGSESIFWLDANRAHDAELIKYVEPALKTAGVADKFQIMAPREATRQSLETITAGKDSIAITGNVLRDYLTDLFPILELGTSAKMLSIVKLMQGGGLFETGAGGSAPKHVQQLVEENHLRWDSMGEFCALGESLNFLADAKGNAKAGVLGRAAEDATQGILDNNRSPSRKVGEPDNRDSHYWFARYWAEALAAQTDDAEIAAEFAPIAKALADGEQAILTELAAVQGPAADIGGYYHPSVEKKAKVMRPSATLNAIIG from the coding sequence ATGACCGATACATCGCAACCTGACATTCTGTATACCATTGTAGACGAAGCGCCCGAGCTGGCCAGCGCTTCGTTTCTGCCAATCATCAAGCGTTTTGCGTCCGCAGCGGGTGTGACTGTTGGCACCAAAGACATTTCGCTTGCCGCGCGCATCATCGCGACTTTCCCGGAAAACCTGACCGAAGATCAACGCCAACCCGACGATCTGGCCGAGCTTGGCAAGCTGGTGAAAACGCCTGATGCCAACGTCATCAAGCTGCCCAACATCTCGGCGTCGGTGCCGCAACTTGTGGCCGCGGTGGAAGAGCTTCAGGCGCAGGGCTACAAACTGCCAGACTATCCCGAAGAACCCAGGACCGACGAAGAGAAAGCCATCCGCGCCCGTTACGACGCAATCAAGGGTTCGGCGGTGAACCCGGTTCTGCGCGAAGGCAATTCCGACCGTCGCGCAGCCAAGGCCGTAAAGAACTTCGCCCAGAAAAACCCGCATTCGATGGGTGACTGGTCGTCAGACAGCAAGACCAAGGTCTCGTCCATGCCCGGCAATGATTTCTATGCGAACGAGAAGTCCGCGACCATCACCGCGACGCAAGCCGGTGATGCAAAGATCGAATTTGTTGGCAAAGACGGAAGCGTTACCGTTCTGAAAGACGGCTGGACGCTGGACGAAGGCACAATTGCAGACGCCACGTTCATGTCGGCCCGCGCGCTGGGTTCATTCCTTGCCGACGCCATTGCAGACACCAAAAAAGATGGCACCATGTTCTCGCTTCACATGAAAGCGACGATGATGAAGGTCTCGGACCCGATTATCTTTGGTCACGCCGTTAAGGCCTGGCTTGCACCCGTGTTCGACAAGTTTGGCGGTAGGTTGGAGGCGCTGGGCGTCAACCCGAACTCCGGTATGGGCGACTTGCTGGAACGCGTCGAAAACGATGCCGAAATCATGGCCGCGATTAAGGCTGTAACTGCTGAACGGCCAGCGATGTATATGGTCGATTCGGACAAGGGCATCACCAACCTGCATGTGCCATCGGACGTGATCATCGACGCCTCGATGCCCGCCGTGATCCGCGCAGGCGGCAAGGGCTGGGACGCGGCAGGCAAAAAGGGCGACACCAACTGCGTGATCCCTGACCGGTGTTATGCAACCGTCTATGACGAAGCGATCAACTTTTTCAAAGAGAACGGAAAGTTGGATGTCACCACCGCCGGCGCCGTCGCAAATGTGGGTCTAATGGCGCAGAAAGCCGAAGAATATGGCTCGCACCCCACAACCTTCGAAGCCCCCGCAGACGGCATCATTCGCATTGTTCTGGCCAACGGTGACACCCTGCATTCGCACAATGTCGAAGCCGGAGATATCTGGCGCGCCTGCACCGTCAAGAAAGCGCCGATTGAAAACTGGATCGAGCTTGCGATGGACCGCCAACGCCTGACCGGGTCTGAATCGATCTTCTGGCTGGATGCAAACCGCGCCCATGACGCCGAGCTGATCAAATACGTCGAACCCGCGCTGAAAACAGCCGGGGTCGCCGATAAGTTCCAGATCATGGCACCGCGCGAAGCGACCCGCCAATCGCTGGAAACCATCACCGCGGGCAAGGATTCGATCGCCATCACAGGCAACGTTCTGCGTGACTATCTGACCGACCTGTTCCCGATTTTGGAGCTTGGCACCTCGGCCAAGATGCTGTCGATCGTGAAGCTGATGCAGGGCGGCGGGCTGTTTGAAACCGGTGCGGGCGGATCTGCCCCCAAACACGTTCAGCAACTGGTCGAAGAAAACCATCTGCGTTGGGATTCAATGGGTGAATTCTGCGCACTGGGCGAAAGCCTGAACTTCCTGGCCGATGCGAAAGGCAACGCCAAGGCGGGTGTTCTGGGTCGTGCAGCCGAAGATGCCACACAGGGCATTCTGGACAACAACCGCTCGCCGTCGCGCAAGGTGGGCGAGCCGGACAACCGCGACAGCCACTATTGGTTTGCCCGCTACTGGGCCGAGGCGCTGGCGGCGCAAACCGACGATGCTGAAATCGCGGCGGAGTTTGCCCCCATCGCAAAAGCTTTGGCCGACGGCGAACAGGCAATTTTGACCGAGCTTGCTGCGGTTCAGGGTCCGGCCGCCGATATCGGTGGCTATTACCACCCGAGCGTTGAGAAAAAGGCGAAAGTGATGCGGCCCAGCGCCACGCTGAACGCCATCATCGGTTAA
- a CDS encoding isocitrate/isopropylmalate dehydrogenase family protein: MTTKIQATLIPGDGIGPEITQAVTAILDHMGKPFEWDVQQAGMAGIDASGDPLPQATIDSIHRTKLALKGPLTTPVGGGFKSINLQLRQEFELFANVRPTKTIKTDGRYDNIDMVIFRENLEGYYIADEGYMEHDGDPQGKVYSTGYNTKQEARRITRAAFDYAVANGRKKVSIVHKANILKLLSGMFLEEAREVAKEYEGRVDCDERIVDACAMQMVMYPEAFDVIVTTNLFGDILSDLAAGLVGGLGLAPGANIGKDAAIFEAVHGSAPDIAGQQKANPCAFLMAAGLMLEHVGLNDEAGRLKKAVIETVQAKDRVTPDLGGTGNTMSIADAIMDRL; this comes from the coding sequence ATGACCACCAAGATCCAAGCAACCCTGATTCCCGGCGACGGTATCGGCCCCGAAATCACACAAGCCGTCACTGCCATCCTTGACCATATGGGCAAGCCGTTTGAGTGGGACGTGCAGCAAGCAGGTATGGCCGGCATTGATGCGTCCGGCGACCCGCTGCCGCAAGCAACCATCGACAGCATCCACCGCACCAAACTGGCGCTGAAAGGCCCATTGACCACTCCGGTCGGCGGTGGCTTCAAGTCGATCAACCTGCAACTGCGTCAGGAGTTCGAGCTGTTCGCCAACGTGCGCCCCACCAAGACGATCAAGACCGATGGGCGGTATGACAATATCGATATGGTGATCTTCCGCGAGAACCTTGAAGGCTATTACATCGCCGACGAAGGATACATGGAGCATGATGGCGACCCACAAGGTAAAGTCTATTCCACCGGTTATAACACCAAGCAAGAAGCGCGCCGGATCACACGCGCTGCGTTCGACTATGCCGTCGCCAACGGGCGCAAGAAAGTCTCGATCGTGCACAAGGCCAATATCCTGAAGCTGCTGTCGGGTATGTTTCTGGAAGAGGCACGCGAGGTCGCGAAAGAATACGAAGGACGCGTGGATTGCGACGAGCGCATCGTGGATGCCTGCGCCATGCAGATGGTGATGTATCCCGAAGCGTTTGACGTGATCGTCACCACCAACCTGTTCGGCGACATCCTGTCCGACCTGGCCGCCGGTCTGGTTGGCGGGTTGGGGCTGGCCCCCGGAGCCAATATCGGTAAAGACGCCGCGATTTTCGAGGCCGTCCACGGCTCCGCCCCCGACATTGCCGGTCAGCAGAAAGCCAACCCCTGCGCCTTCCTGATGGCGGCGGGCCTGATGCTGGAACATGTTGGCCTGAACGACGAAGCGGGCCGCCTGAAAAAGGCTGTGATAGAGACTGTTCAAGCCAAAGACCGCGTCACCCCAGATCTGGGTGGCACCGGCAATACCATGTCGATTGCCGACGCGATCATGGACCGGCTGTAG
- a CDS encoding ribokinase: MAIYNLGSINIDHFYEVDHLPMPGETLASSGYRVGLGGKGANQSIAAALAGAPVHHIGAIGEEGGWCKTRLSNAGVDTDLVATVPTATGHANICIDTAGENLIILYSGANAHISDTQIGEALGQAVPDDYLVLQNETCLTYEAALIARACGVFVVYSAAPFDASRAIQMLPVVDLLVVNEVEAEQLSSALGVEVDDIEVPNLLITRGANGAVWRVGATGEHIYADAFKVDPVDTTGAGDCFVGNTVAALDHGMTIPDAIRFGAAASAIQVTRHGTADAMPNRAEVVAFLAERGSD; the protein is encoded by the coding sequence TTGGCAATCTATAATCTGGGATCCATCAATATCGACCATTTTTACGAGGTGGACCACCTGCCGATGCCGGGCGAGACACTTGCGTCGTCGGGTTATCGTGTGGGGCTGGGCGGCAAGGGCGCGAACCAGTCCATCGCCGCCGCGCTTGCGGGTGCGCCCGTGCACCATATCGGTGCCATTGGAGAGGAAGGCGGATGGTGCAAGACCCGCTTGTCCAACGCGGGTGTTGATACTGATCTCGTCGCCACGGTCCCCACAGCCACAGGGCACGCCAATATCTGTATTGATACGGCTGGGGAGAACTTGATCATTCTCTATTCCGGCGCAAATGCACATATATCAGACACTCAAATCGGTGAAGCGTTGGGCCAGGCTGTGCCGGACGACTATCTTGTTCTGCAAAACGAAACCTGCCTGACATACGAGGCCGCCCTGATCGCGCGCGCGTGTGGCGTATTCGTTGTTTACTCTGCCGCACCCTTCGATGCATCTCGCGCAATCCAGATGCTGCCCGTCGTCGACCTTCTTGTGGTGAACGAGGTTGAGGCCGAACAACTGTCGAGCGCGCTGGGCGTTGAGGTCGATGATATTGAGGTGCCCAACCTGCTAATCACGCGGGGAGCGAATGGCGCTGTCTGGCGGGTTGGTGCAACGGGCGAACACATCTATGCGGACGCGTTCAAGGTCGATCCGGTAGATACAACCGGTGCCGGCGATTGCTTTGTCGGAAATACGGTCGCTGCGCTGGATCATGGGATGACCATCCCTGACGCGATCCGGTTTGGCGCGGCGGCGTCGGCCATTCAGGTCACGCGCCACGGCACGGCGGACGCGATGCCAAACCGGGCCGAGGTTGTTGCGTTCCTGGCAGAAAGAGGCTCTGATTAA
- a CDS encoding SCP2 sterol-binding domain-containing protein, with protein sequence MPLTPIAEKIERGLKKRPFDESLKLDCGDDGVIILRDGAVSRDDTDTACTISMTRDNLEKLMAGKLNPISAFAMGKIKVSGDVSIAMRLGQLLRG encoded by the coding sequence ATGCCATTGACCCCGATTGCCGAAAAGATTGAACGCGGCCTGAAGAAGCGGCCGTTCGACGAAAGCCTCAAGCTGGATTGCGGTGACGATGGTGTCATCATATTGCGCGACGGTGCGGTGTCACGCGACGATACGGACACAGCCTGCACAATTTCGATGACGCGTGATAATCTTGAAAAGCTCATGGCAGGCAAGCTGAACCCGATCAGCGCCTTTGCTATGGGCAAGATCAAAGTGTCTGGCGATGTCTCGATTGCGATGCGTCTGGGCCAATTGCTGAGAGGTTAA
- a CDS encoding argininosuccinate synthase translates to MPAPKKVVLAYSGGLDTSIILKWLQTEYGCEVITFTADLGQGEELEPARKKAEMLGIKPENIHIEDLREEFVRDYVFPMFRANAQYEGLYLLGTSIARPLISKRLVEIAEEHGADAVSHGATGKGNDQVRFELAAYALNPEIKVIAPWREWDLGSRTRLLEFAEQHQIPVAKDKRGEAPFSVDANLLHTSSEGKVLEDPAEDAPDYVYQRSVHPEDAPDTPEFIEIGFEKGDAVSINGVDMSPATVLTELNEYGRKHGIGRLDLVEGRYVGMKSRGIYETPGGTILLDAHRGIESITMDRGAMHLKDELMPKYAELIYNGYWFSPEREMLQAAIDASQDHVTGTVRMKLYKGLARVVGRWSDHSLYSEEHVTFEEDMGAYDQKDAAGFIQLNALRLKLIAMRNRRFK, encoded by the coding sequence ATGCCCGCGCCCAAGAAAGTTGTCCTGGCCTATTCCGGAGGTCTTGATACCTCGATCATCCTGAAATGGCTGCAAACCGAGTATGGTTGCGAAGTGATTACCTTCACCGCTGATCTTGGTCAGGGCGAAGAGCTGGAGCCGGCACGCAAGAAGGCCGAGATGCTGGGCATCAAGCCGGAAAACATCCACATCGAAGACCTGCGTGAAGAGTTCGTGCGCGACTATGTGTTTCCCATGTTCCGCGCCAACGCGCAGTATGAAGGTCTGTATCTTCTGGGGACATCCATCGCGCGCCCGCTGATCTCCAAACGCTTGGTTGAGATCGCGGAAGAGCACGGCGCGGATGCCGTCAGCCACGGTGCCACGGGCAAGGGCAACGATCAGGTGCGCTTTGAGCTGGCGGCCTATGCGCTGAACCCGGAAATCAAAGTAATCGCCCCGTGGCGTGAGTGGGATCTTGGCTCGCGCACACGTCTTCTGGAATTTGCCGAGCAGCACCAGATCCCGGTGGCCAAAGACAAACGTGGCGAGGCCCCGTTCTCGGTTGACGCGAACCTTCTGCACACCTCGTCCGAGGGCAAAGTGCTGGAAGATCCCGCCGAGGACGCACCTGATTATGTCTATCAGCGCTCCGTGCATCCAGAAGATGCCCCTGACACACCCGAATTCATCGAAATTGGGTTCGAGAAGGGCGACGCAGTGTCGATCAACGGCGTGGACATGTCCCCCGCAACCGTCCTGACCGAACTGAACGAATATGGCCGCAAGCATGGCATCGGCCGTCTTGATCTGGTTGAAGGCCGTTATGTCGGGATGAAGTCGCGCGGGATTTATGAAACCCCCGGCGGCACCATCCTGCTGGACGCCCATCGCGGGATTGAATCGATCACGATGGACCGAGGCGCGATGCATCTGAAAGACGAACTGATGCCGAAATATGCCGAGCTGATTTACAATGGATACTGGTTCAGCCCCGAGCGCGAAATGCTGCAAGCTGCCATCGACGCCAGCCAGGATCACGTGACCGGCACGGTGCGCATGAAGCTTTACAAGGGGTTGGCCCGCGTTGTGGGTCGCTGGTCTGATCATTCGCTTTATTCCGAAGAGCATGTGACCTTCGAGGAAGACATGGGCGCGTATGACCAGAAAGACGCGGCAGGTTTCATCCAACTGAATGCGCTGCGTCTGAAGCTGATCGCGATGCGTAACCGCCGCTTCAAGTAA
- the ilvA gene encoding threonine ammonia-lyase IlvA codes for MTKFTDKAHSAEHLMRTLFPATPLLRNDHLSEMYEADIWLKREDLSPVRSYKIRGALNAMAKVRSRSPKTSVFVCASAGNHAQGVAYVCRHFDVKGVIFMPVTTPQQKIDKTRIFGGDNVEIRLVGDYFDDTLAEATQFCSDAGGHFLSPFDDLDVIEGQASVAAEIVEQLSSPPDMVVLPVGGGGLSAGVSRYFRDVSSQTDIRFVEPAGAASLTAALDVGAPVKLDRVNNFVDGAAVAQIGQLTFDALKATPADHVLTVPEDRICSTILQMLNVEGVVLEPAGALSIDALKDLRAEVKGRTVVCVTSGGNFDFERLPEVKERSQRYAGVKKYFLLRLPQRPGALRDFLQALGPEDDIARFEYMKKSARNFGSVLIGIETSRSENFETLYARLDAGGFVYSDITNDETIAEFVV; via the coding sequence ATGACCAAATTCACAGACAAAGCACACAGCGCCGAACATCTGATGCGCACGCTGTTTCCCGCAACACCCTTGCTGCGCAACGATCACCTGTCCGAGATGTATGAAGCTGATATCTGGCTGAAACGCGAGGATCTAAGCCCGGTGCGCAGCTACAAGATCCGGGGTGCGCTGAACGCGATGGCCAAGGTGCGATCGCGCAGCCCAAAGACCAGCGTATTTGTGTGCGCTTCGGCTGGAAATCACGCGCAGGGCGTGGCGTATGTTTGTCGTCATTTCGATGTGAAGGGCGTGATCTTCATGCCGGTCACGACACCGCAGCAGAAGATTGACAAGACGCGCATTTTTGGCGGCGACAACGTTGAAATCCGCCTTGTTGGTGACTATTTCGACGACACGCTGGCCGAGGCGACGCAGTTCTGTTCTGACGCTGGCGGGCATTTCCTGTCGCCCTTTGACGACCTTGATGTGATCGAAGGGCAGGCAAGCGTCGCGGCCGAAATTGTCGAGCAATTGAGCAGCCCGCCAGACATGGTCGTGTTGCCGGTCGGTGGCGGGGGGCTTTCGGCGGGCGTGAGTCGATATTTTCGCGATGTTTCATCGCAAACAGATATCAGGTTTGTTGAGCCCGCCGGGGCCGCAAGTTTGACCGCAGCTCTGGACGTCGGGGCACCGGTCAAACTGGACCGGGTTAACAATTTCGTCGACGGGGCGGCGGTGGCGCAAATCGGACAGCTTACCTTTGACGCGCTGAAAGCCACGCCTGCCGATCACGTTCTGACGGTGCCCGAGGATCGCATCTGTTCGACAATCCTTCAGATGTTGAACGTCGAAGGTGTGGTTCTGGAACCCGCTGGCGCCTTGTCAATTGATGCGCTGAAAGACCTGCGCGCCGAGGTGAAAGGCAGAACCGTAGTCTGCGTGACGTCCGGCGGCAATTTCGATTTCGAACGTTTGCCGGAAGTGAAAGAACGCAGTCAGCGATATGCGGGGGTAAAAAAATATTTCCTTTTGCGACTTCCCCAACGGCCAGGCGCGCTGAGAGACTTTCTTCAAGCGCTCGGGCCAGAGGACGATATCGCACGGTTTGAATACATGAAGAAAAGCGCACGCAACTTCGGGTCGGTTCTGATTGGCATCGAAACCAGCCGATCCGAAAATTTCGAAACGCTATATGCCCGGCTGGACGCGGGCGGTTTTGTCTATTCCGACATCACGAACGATGAAACCATCGCCGAGTTCGTGGTCTAA
- a CDS encoding Hpt domain-containing protein — translation MINWTRVNELKAEIGEDDFAEVAVLFLEEVEEVICRLKSAPKPDLFEQDMHFLKSSSLNLGFDQLSKLCGEGEREAAAGNYDAVPLAPVFQTYDASKQAFLSGD, via the coding sequence ATGATCAATTGGACTCGCGTGAATGAGCTGAAAGCCGAAATCGGGGAAGACGACTTCGCCGAAGTCGCCGTTCTGTTTCTGGAAGAAGTGGAGGAGGTGATATGCCGTCTGAAATCCGCACCGAAACCGGATCTGTTTGAACAGGACATGCATTTTCTGAAAAGCTCGTCTTTGAATCTGGGGTTTGATCAACTGTCAAAACTGTGTGGCGAAGGCGAGCGGGAAGCGGCAGCCGGAAACTATGACGCCGTTCCTCTGGCGCCCGTTTTCCAAACCTATGACGCATCAAAGCAGGCGTTTTTGAGCGGTGATTAG
- a CDS encoding PP2C family protein-serine/threonine phosphatase: MSAANAYLGCDEPTPAAPPVQVVENPVRRILVVDDSRAQRRILTSSLTRQGYDVTEAGTGDEALDILGREHFDLILSDWMMPGMDGLELCAAFRQLPLAGYVYFILLTSKTDKGAVAQGLDVGADDFLAKPVNPDELRARINAGGRILSMERELQDKNRLVTSTLDEIQALYDSLDRDLVEARKMQQSLVREKYRDFGAAEVSLMLKPCGHVGGDLVGFFEAGPDTLAFYSIDVSGHGIASALLTARLASYFSDGSPTHNIALERGPSGDYRCRPPEIVADELNKLLLNDLRSEHYFTMLFGYLDLTTGAVEMSQCGHPNAVRLSTQNRVRFFGEGGMPIGLITDAQFDRQQLSLLPGERLIFYSDGFTECTDNSGAMLDEAGLANILRKNSALTNEALFDALVWDLDAFSGGQDLGDDLSCVMVTYRPDRR, encoded by the coding sequence GTGAGCGCCGCAAATGCATATTTAGGTTGTGACGAGCCAACCCCAGCTGCGCCACCTGTTCAGGTGGTTGAAAATCCGGTCCGCCGGATTCTGGTGGTCGATGACAGCCGGGCGCAGCGCCGCATATTGACGTCTTCCCTGACCCGACAAGGCTATGACGTGACCGAAGCCGGAACGGGTGACGAGGCGTTGGACATCCTTGGGCGTGAGCATTTCGACCTGATTCTCAGCGATTGGATGATGCCGGGGATGGATGGGCTTGAGCTGTGCGCGGCGTTTCGCCAGCTGCCGCTTGCGGGCTATGTCTATTTCATTCTGCTGACGTCAAAAACCGACAAGGGCGCCGTCGCGCAGGGGCTGGACGTCGGGGCGGATGACTTTCTTGCAAAACCTGTCAACCCGGACGAGTTGCGCGCGCGTATCAATGCTGGTGGCCGCATCCTGTCGATGGAACGGGAGTTGCAGGATAAGAACCGGCTTGTCACCTCGACCCTTGATGAAATTCAGGCGCTTTATGACTCGCTTGACCGTGACCTTGTTGAGGCGCGGAAGATGCAGCAATCTTTGGTGCGTGAAAAATATCGCGATTTTGGCGCGGCCGAGGTGTCATTGATGCTGAAACCTTGCGGCCATGTGGGTGGCGATCTTGTCGGTTTTTTTGAGGCCGGCCCCGACACGCTTGCGTTCTACTCCATCGACGTGTCCGGGCATGGGATCGCTTCCGCATTGCTGACCGCGCGACTGGCGTCGTATTTCTCGGACGGGTCGCCAACACACAATATCGCGCTTGAGCGAGGGCCGAGCGGCGATTATCGCTGCCGCCCGCCCGAGATTGTTGCAGACGAGCTAAACAAGCTCTTGCTGAACGATCTGCGGTCCGAGCACTATTTTACGATGCTGTTCGGATATCTCGACCTGACAACCGGTGCGGTCGAGATGTCACAGTGCGGCCACCCAAATGCGGTGCGGTTGTCGACGCAGAACCGGGTGAGGTTTTTCGGGGAAGGTGGGATGCCGATTGGTCTGATCACAGATGCTCAGTTCGACCGACAACAGCTATCGCTCTTACCCGGTGAGCGGTTGATCTTCTATTCCGACGGCTTTACCGAATGCACCGACAATTCCGGCGCCATGCTGGATGAGGCTGGGTTGGCGAATATTCTTAGAAAAAACAGCGCGTTGACGAACGAGGCCCTGTTCGATGCGTTGGTCTGGGATCTCGATGCCTTTTCAGGGGGGCAGGATCTGGGGGATGATTTATCTTGCGTGATGGTCACTTACCGACCTGACCGCAGGTGA
- a CDS encoding NUDIX hydrolase — MRRFGKQREHGRKYVLRPGAYAILVHGHDMLITHQAEPFNEFQLPGGGIDPGETGIVALHREVMEETGWKIAAPKRLGAYRRFSFMPEYDLWAEKICHIFAARPIRQVGAPLEPDHQAIWTDFDTALRILCNQGDRHFVRHHLRSGR; from the coding sequence ATGCGCAGATTTGGCAAACAGCGGGAACATGGGCGCAAATACGTGCTGCGGCCTGGCGCCTATGCCATTCTCGTTCATGGTCACGACATGCTGATCACCCATCAGGCCGAGCCGTTCAACGAATTCCAGCTTCCCGGCGGCGGGATTGATCCCGGCGAAACGGGGATTGTGGCGCTGCACCGCGAGGTGATGGAGGAGACGGGATGGAAGATCGCCGCGCCAAAACGGCTGGGGGCGTATCGCCGGTTCAGCTTTATGCCAGAATACGACCTGTGGGCGGAAAAAATTTGTCACATCTTCGCGGCCCGCCCGATCCGGCAGGTCGGCGCGCCGCTGGAGCCAGATCATCAGGCCATTTGGACCGATTTCGATACGGCCTTACGCATCCTCTGCAACCAGGGTGATCGCCATTTTGTCCGCCATCACCTGCGGTCAGGTCGGTAA